One segment of Desulfovibrio inopinatus DSM 10711 DNA contains the following:
- a CDS encoding chemotaxis protein CheW: MEETQKRQDAELMQLVTFSIGEEEFGVDILKVQEIIRMMEITKVPRAPDFVEGVINLRGKVIPIIDLRKRFGLSSRDHDKHTRMIVIEINNMIVGFVVDSVSEVLRIPSSTVEPPPPVVSGLESEYISGVGKLEDRLLILLDLDRLLSSEEQDILLQV; this comes from the coding sequence ATGGAAGAAACCCAGAAGAGGCAAGACGCAGAATTGATGCAGCTTGTCACCTTCAGTATCGGTGAGGAGGAGTTCGGGGTTGATATCCTGAAAGTTCAGGAAATCATCCGGATGATGGAAATCACCAAGGTCCCACGCGCCCCTGATTTTGTCGAAGGCGTGATTAATCTGCGCGGAAAAGTGATTCCGATCATCGATCTTCGCAAACGTTTTGGTTTGTCTTCCCGGGATCACGACAAACATACCCGCATGATAGTAATTGAAATCAATAATATGATTGTTGGGTTTGTTGTTGATTCTGTCTCTGAAGTGCTGCGGATTCCGTCGAGTACGGTTGAGCCGCCACCGCCCGTTGTTTCCGGCCTGGAATCGGAATACATCAGCGGGGTGGGCAAACTTGAAGATCGTTTGCTTATTTTGCTTGATCTGGATCGATTGTTGTCCAGCGAAGAACAGGACATTCTGTTGCAGGTATAA
- a CDS encoding UDP-glucose dehydrogenase family protein, translating to MNVCIVGTGYVGLVSAACFAEMGNDVCCVDINPTIVENLRKGIVHIYEPGLDELVKRNADQGRLTFTTDLAEGMENALFVFITVGTPPREDGSCDLSYVYGLAAEIGNTMESYKVIVDKSTVPVGTADEVRSIVKKELAARNHDIEFDVVSNPEFLKEGDAVNDFLKPDRVVVGTENVRTAELLKALYGPFARSREKMIVMGVRSAEMTKYAANCMLATKISFINEIANICERVGADVRDVRAGIGSDHRIGYQFIYPGVGYGGSCFPKDVKALINTARQYGFEPQLLASVNDVNNRQKLVLPGKIESYFESRGGVEGKTLALWGLAFKANTDDVREAAAFTLIDALTAKGVRIRAFDPVAGNNAREHYENNSLVEIVDEQYEALSGADGLAVVTEWNQFRNPDFPRIEKALSDAIIFDGRNLYSPQLMADFGFAYICIGRPDELQ from the coding sequence ATGAACGTATGCATCGTCGGGACCGGATATGTCGGTCTAGTTAGCGCTGCTTGTTTTGCTGAAATGGGCAACGACGTGTGTTGCGTCGACATTAACCCCACGATTGTAGAAAACCTTCGGAAAGGTATCGTCCATATTTATGAGCCTGGATTGGACGAGCTTGTCAAACGCAATGCTGATCAGGGACGACTGACCTTCACCACGGATCTGGCTGAAGGGATGGAGAATGCCCTGTTTGTCTTTATTACCGTAGGTACGCCTCCGCGTGAAGATGGCTCGTGCGATTTGAGCTATGTTTACGGACTGGCCGCTGAGATCGGCAACACCATGGAATCTTATAAAGTTATTGTCGACAAGTCGACAGTTCCTGTTGGTACTGCTGATGAAGTGCGTTCCATCGTGAAGAAAGAGCTGGCCGCCCGGAATCATGATATTGAATTCGACGTGGTGTCCAACCCCGAATTTTTGAAAGAAGGGGATGCGGTCAATGACTTTTTGAAGCCGGATCGTGTTGTCGTCGGTACGGAAAATGTTCGTACGGCAGAGCTTCTGAAAGCCCTGTATGGCCCGTTTGCCCGGAGCCGTGAAAAGATGATTGTCATGGGTGTTCGCAGTGCGGAAATGACGAAGTACGCTGCTAACTGCATGTTGGCCACGAAGATTTCGTTTATCAACGAAATTGCCAATATTTGTGAACGGGTTGGCGCAGATGTCCGAGATGTCCGTGCTGGAATCGGATCGGATCATCGCATCGGCTACCAGTTTATTTATCCTGGCGTCGGGTATGGGGGATCGTGTTTCCCCAAAGATGTCAAAGCTCTCATTAATACCGCACGGCAATACGGTTTTGAACCGCAACTTTTAGCGTCGGTGAACGATGTGAATAACCGGCAAAAGCTTGTTTTGCCTGGTAAAATCGAAAGCTACTTTGAGTCTCGCGGCGGAGTGGAAGGGAAGACCTTGGCGTTATGGGGGCTTGCATTCAAAGCGAATACTGACGACGTCCGTGAAGCCGCTGCGTTTACGCTTATCGATGCGCTGACGGCGAAAGGCGTTCGGATTCGTGCGTTTGACCCCGTTGCTGGAAATAATGCGCGAGAACACTACGAAAATAATTCGCTCGTCGAAATTGTCGATGAACAGTATGAAGCATTGTCTGGAGCTGACGGCCTTGCCGTTGTCACCGAGTGGAACCAGTTCAGAAATCCTGACTTTCCGCGTATTGAGAAAGCTCTGTCCGATGCGATTATTTTTGACGGGCGCAATCTGTACTCGCCACAATTAATGGCTGATTTTGGCTTTGCATATATTTGCATTGGCCGCCCTGACGAGCTGCAATAA
- the mfd gene encoding transcription-repair coupling factor, with protein sequence MLYPKEIKDFFEKKTDVARIYKSGVASLAFLCLELVSQGRNAVVLVPGASELTRITSLLQLLFAEDEMVPLWERRAMALPTCLPQRPTSVNWAKRWAFLYGLETMQNARIMVLTADNFIPKWPERDVLRENSLVISKGEELLHESLLEQAVQWGYQRRAYVNDPGEIAVRGDILDVFPPGYKHPVRLEFFGEEVEALRLFDQSSQRSLRELDSAVILPAAPAVPSPGLVTKARSMWKEKATTGELSRHLMTQLDDQLERQEGLMWPGLFYENPTRLEEWFPADTVFVLARATELRPRIEEQEFAWREFFAEERTALEGGWPRDMIVWPEGSARNVWVDAPQIIFEDLLYGHGKSGVDLPERSLESFHDLFWKPDELRRPWATLVKALADWNKTRRQTILSFHTKRSRDKFLKMTASDGLGFHTEYGLDATGLFALISPLKKGMDIDWNQTLILAEDILQPSGSSTHDAAAKKAFEGLTSFDDINPDDLLVHRDYGVCRFEGLSRLNIGTVANDFLLLMFDADDKLYLPVDRLSLVKRFKGPEGASPSLDKLGGTRWKASRSRAQKAIERIAKNLVEMYAFRKVAKGYAYGPMDDLYWEFEATFGFEETPDQERVIAEVFRDMERPEPMDRLVCGDVGFGKTEVAMRAAFRAVLDGKQVAILCPTTVLAEQHFQNLSKRMEGFPVKVGMLSRFVPAKRQKVVLNEVARGQIDILIGTHRLLSKDVIFPNLGLLILDEEQRFGVKHKERIKEMRKNIDALTLTATPIPRTLQLSMSGLRGLSVIETPPTDRKPVETALIERDDAMLAKIIQRELDREGQVFYVHNRVQDLETVTAKVATLAPNARIGMAHGQMPEKQLEEAMHKFWHGEIDILVCTAIIESGLDFPRANTLIVDQAHMFGLGQLYQLRGRVGRSERQAYAYFMTPSLDALSEISKKRLRVILDMDYLGAGFQVAMEDLRLRGAGNILGEAQSGHIAKIGLDFFLEMLEDEVRRLKGEAPKTETEPELTFGVKARIPETYIEDAAERLRWYKAMTSAEDDARLAGIRADMVDRYGHVPEELENFLAALSLKRTMAKLGVEKADLSTRKVVMHWAKDSQAVDPTRIFAFVDAHSKNSKLLPPAGLEWRLPDNEVLPVSLAKACDALSELV encoded by the coding sequence GTGCTGTATCCTAAAGAAATAAAAGATTTTTTTGAAAAGAAGACGGATGTCGCGCGTATCTATAAAAGTGGCGTTGCATCACTGGCTTTTTTGTGTCTCGAGCTCGTTTCGCAGGGGAGAAACGCTGTTGTTCTGGTGCCTGGCGCATCGGAGTTAACGCGTATAACAAGCCTTCTTCAATTGCTTTTTGCTGAAGACGAGATGGTTCCTCTATGGGAACGACGCGCCATGGCGTTACCAACGTGCCTTCCTCAACGACCAACATCCGTGAATTGGGCGAAGCGTTGGGCTTTTTTGTATGGCCTCGAAACGATGCAGAATGCACGTATCATGGTGCTGACGGCGGATAATTTTATCCCGAAATGGCCCGAACGCGATGTGTTAAGGGAAAATTCACTGGTTATCTCCAAAGGCGAGGAACTCCTCCATGAAAGTCTTTTGGAACAGGCCGTTCAGTGGGGATATCAACGACGTGCGTATGTCAATGATCCTGGAGAAATAGCCGTACGCGGCGATATTCTTGATGTCTTTCCTCCTGGATACAAGCATCCTGTCCGCCTTGAATTTTTTGGCGAAGAAGTCGAGGCATTACGCCTTTTCGATCAATCGAGCCAACGCTCTCTGAGAGAACTCGATAGCGCGGTTATTTTGCCGGCCGCACCGGCGGTGCCGTCTCCTGGGCTCGTGACCAAGGCTCGAAGTATGTGGAAAGAGAAGGCGACAACGGGTGAGTTGTCTCGTCATCTCATGACCCAACTTGATGATCAGCTTGAGAGACAGGAAGGGTTGATGTGGCCCGGCTTGTTTTATGAGAATCCCACGCGTCTTGAAGAATGGTTTCCCGCTGATACGGTGTTTGTATTGGCCCGAGCAACAGAACTTCGGCCGCGTATTGAAGAACAGGAATTCGCCTGGCGTGAATTTTTCGCAGAAGAACGAACAGCTCTTGAAGGGGGCTGGCCTCGTGACATGATCGTCTGGCCAGAAGGGTCGGCACGCAACGTCTGGGTTGATGCTCCTCAGATTATTTTTGAGGACTTGTTATATGGGCATGGAAAATCCGGTGTCGATTTACCGGAACGATCATTAGAAAGTTTTCATGACTTATTTTGGAAGCCGGATGAACTACGTCGGCCCTGGGCTACACTTGTCAAAGCGTTAGCCGACTGGAACAAAACTCGTCGACAGACAATTCTTTCGTTTCATACAAAGCGGTCCCGCGACAAATTCCTGAAAATGACAGCCAGCGATGGGCTGGGATTTCATACTGAGTACGGCCTTGATGCCACCGGGTTGTTTGCACTCATATCGCCTTTGAAAAAAGGGATGGATATCGACTGGAATCAGACGTTGATTCTCGCTGAAGATATCTTGCAACCTTCCGGAAGTTCAACGCATGACGCTGCAGCAAAGAAAGCCTTCGAAGGATTGACAAGCTTCGATGATATTAATCCCGATGATTTGCTTGTGCATCGTGATTATGGCGTTTGTCGATTTGAAGGATTGTCTCGACTGAATATTGGCACGGTTGCCAACGACTTTTTGCTGCTCATGTTTGACGCCGACGATAAACTCTACTTGCCGGTAGACCGACTTTCGTTGGTAAAACGCTTTAAGGGACCGGAAGGCGCTTCACCATCGCTCGACAAGCTTGGAGGGACACGGTGGAAGGCATCACGTTCACGAGCCCAGAAGGCCATTGAACGCATCGCCAAAAATCTTGTTGAAATGTATGCATTTCGCAAGGTGGCCAAGGGATATGCATACGGCCCGATGGACGACTTGTACTGGGAATTTGAAGCAACATTCGGCTTTGAGGAAACTCCCGATCAGGAACGGGTTATTGCCGAAGTTTTTCGCGACATGGAACGTCCGGAACCGATGGACCGTCTCGTCTGCGGCGATGTCGGATTCGGGAAAACCGAAGTTGCAATGCGGGCCGCGTTTCGAGCTGTTCTCGATGGAAAACAAGTCGCGATTCTGTGTCCAACAACCGTCTTGGCTGAACAACATTTTCAGAATTTGAGCAAGCGTATGGAAGGATTTCCCGTGAAGGTCGGCATGCTCAGTCGTTTTGTCCCAGCAAAACGGCAGAAAGTTGTCCTGAATGAGGTTGCGCGAGGTCAGATTGACATTCTTATCGGTACCCACCGGTTGCTCTCCAAAGACGTGATATTTCCAAACCTGGGATTACTTATTCTCGATGAAGAGCAGCGTTTCGGCGTGAAACATAAAGAACGCATCAAGGAGATGCGGAAGAATATTGATGCGCTGACGCTGACGGCAACACCGATTCCACGTACCTTACAGTTATCCATGTCCGGCTTACGTGGATTAAGCGTTATTGAAACTCCGCCAACGGATAGAAAACCGGTTGAAACGGCGCTCATTGAACGCGACGATGCCATGCTCGCCAAGATCATCCAACGCGAGCTCGATAGAGAAGGGCAAGTATTTTATGTGCATAATCGGGTGCAAGATCTGGAGACTGTTACTGCGAAAGTCGCTACACTTGCACCGAATGCACGAATCGGCATGGCGCATGGCCAAATGCCGGAAAAACAGCTTGAAGAAGCCATGCATAAGTTCTGGCATGGTGAGATTGATATCCTTGTCTGTACGGCTATCATTGAATCCGGCTTGGATTTTCCCCGCGCTAATACATTGATTGTTGATCAGGCGCACATGTTCGGGCTTGGCCAGCTCTACCAGCTTCGTGGGCGAGTTGGTCGAAGTGAGCGCCAAGCATACGCATATTTTATGACACCGTCGCTGGATGCGCTTTCAGAAATTTCAAAAAAGCGGCTTCGCGTCATTTTGGATATGGATTATCTCGGGGCGGGATTTCAAGTGGCAATGGAGGATTTGCGACTACGCGGTGCCGGAAATATTCTTGGAGAAGCCCAGTCAGGACATATCGCAAAAATTGGTCTCGATTTTTTTCTGGAAATGCTGGAAGACGAGGTGCGCCGGTTGAAAGGAGAAGCTCCAAAAACCGAAACCGAACCGGAATTGACATTCGGTGTCAAGGCGCGCATTCCCGAAACTTACATTGAAGATGCTGCGGAGCGGTTGCGTTGGTACAAAGCCATGACCAGCGCTGAGGATGACGCGCGACTGGCCGGAATTCGGGCCGATATGGTGGACCGTTATGGACATGTACCTGAAGAGTTGGAAAATTTCCTGGCAGCGCTGTCATTGAAGCGAACGATGGCAAAACTCGGTGTTGAGAAAGCGGATTTGTCTACTCGAAAAGTTGTCATGCATTGGGCGAAGGATAGTCAGGCAGTTGATCCAACTCGGATATTCGCGTTCGTTGATGCACACAGCAAAAATTCAAAATTGCTTCCTCCGGCAGGACTGGAATGGCGACTTCCCGACAACGAAGTACTCCCGGTTTCTCTTGCCAAAGCCTGTGATGCGCTCTCTGAATTGGTGTAA
- a CDS encoding SurA N-terminal domain-containing protein, protein MLCVLLLCSMVVGCLGKDEQTGTVATVNGEPILYDDLKFTFDLANYGRPHDIASNPQVFREEFGAALADLIVAKLVEQELEKQGLAVDEVEFEQASDRIFAEYGTKDKAAVLREENIDKDMWERSFRRDLAFEKFLRTVIDPSITVEIAEAAQYYKDHPSEFYQPRRIRFFFLQGPREETVMEAARSMSQDEHQGTSLPKAMEHIHQEELFLPVERIPQEWITPIEQSRTQHKPIVFKADMGFQGFVFVEDISAQQLDAARAFPLSQQAVLEKKRKMAFSKWLAGTVQAADIAVSSHLLPNFSIADVVHEQSLSAFNSSDTDTEHLENVEESETSAPRASQKGP, encoded by the coding sequence TTGCTTTGTGTTCTTCTGCTTTGTTCCATGGTTGTCGGTTGTTTGGGGAAGGATGAACAAACCGGCACCGTGGCAACGGTGAATGGGGAACCCATTCTTTATGATGACCTCAAATTTACCTTCGATCTAGCCAATTACGGTCGCCCTCATGACATTGCTTCAAACCCTCAAGTATTTCGTGAAGAATTTGGTGCGGCGTTGGCGGACCTCATTGTTGCGAAACTCGTTGAACAGGAGCTTGAAAAACAAGGACTTGCGGTGGACGAGGTCGAGTTTGAGCAAGCCTCAGACCGTATTTTTGCTGAATATGGAACCAAAGATAAGGCTGCCGTATTACGTGAGGAGAACATTGATAAGGACATGTGGGAGCGGAGTTTTCGGCGTGACCTCGCATTTGAAAAATTTTTGCGGACAGTCATTGATCCCTCTATAACAGTTGAGATCGCTGAGGCTGCGCAATATTACAAAGACCATCCCAGTGAATTCTATCAACCTCGGCGCATTCGCTTTTTTTTCCTGCAAGGCCCCCGTGAAGAGACCGTTATGGAGGCTGCTCGTTCTATGTCGCAAGACGAACATCAGGGGACGTCACTTCCGAAGGCCATGGAACATATTCACCAAGAAGAGCTTTTTTTACCGGTAGAGCGGATTCCCCAAGAGTGGATTACACCCATTGAGCAATCCCGCACACAGCATAAACCCATTGTATTTAAAGCAGACATGGGGTTTCAAGGTTTCGTATTTGTTGAAGATATTTCTGCACAGCAACTAGACGCGGCCAGAGCGTTTCCACTGTCACAGCAAGCGGTTTTGGAAAAGAAACGAAAAATGGCATTTTCCAAATGGCTTGCCGGGACAGTACAAGCGGCCGACATTGCTGTGAGTAGTCATCTTCTTCCCAATTTTTCTATTGCCGATGTCGTTCATGAGCAGAGCCTTTCAGCTTTTAATTCCTCCGATACAGATACGGAGCATCTGGAAAACGTTGAAGAATCCGAAACATCAGCTCCACGCGCATCGCAGAAAGGTCCCTAA